One segment of Pseudomonas sp. FP2196 DNA contains the following:
- a CDS encoding acyl carrier protein — translation MQTRDDIFNTLRDALVELFELEPARISLESNLYQDLEIDSIDAVDLIDHIKRQTGKKIAAEEFKSVRTVGDVVEAVFRLVQPAA, via the coding sequence ATGCAAACTCGTGACGACATTTTCAACACCCTGCGCGATGCCTTGGTCGAGCTGTTCGAACTGGAGCCTGCGCGCATCAGTCTGGAATCAAACCTGTATCAGGATCTGGAAATCGACAGCATCGACGCCGTCGATCTGATCGATCACATCAAGCGTCAGACCGGCAAGAAAATCGCCGCCGAAGAATTCAAATCGGTGCGCACGGTCGGTGACGTGGTCGAGGCGGTCTTCCG
- a CDS encoding phosphopantetheine-binding protein, translated as MSDLHRDIKLLIIDALGLEDISVDDIGDDQTLFGEGLGLDSVDALELGLAIQKKYGIKIDADAKDTRNHFTNVASLAAFVTAKQAA; from the coding sequence ATGAGCGATCTGCACCGTGACATCAAACTGCTGATCATCGACGCCCTAGGCCTCGAAGACATCAGCGTCGACGACATCGGCGATGACCAGACGCTGTTTGGCGAAGGCCTGGGCCTGGATTCGGTCGACGCGCTTGAACTGGGTCTGGCGATCCAGAAAAAGTACGGCATCAAGATTGACGCCGACGCCAAAGACACCCGTAACCACTTCACCAACGTGGCGAGCCTCGCGGCCTTCGTCACGGCAAAACAGGCAGCTTGA